In Phocoena phocoena chromosome 19, mPhoPho1.1, whole genome shotgun sequence, a genomic segment contains:
- the SPHK1 gene encoding sphingosine kinase 1, whose product MSTHVLEFSRNWTPLLLAAPRGGVSSPPDPATAGNDAGAPTAPAPGGEGEPHSRHRDARLGSTDKELKAGAAAADSAPTAPGTPWQRGPRVEVMDAAGGSRNPLPRPCRVLVLLNPRGGKGKALQLFRSHVQPLLAQADVSYTLTLTERRNHARELVRAEDLRRWDALVVMSGDGLMHEVVNGLMERPDWETAIQKPLCSLPAGSGNALAASVNHYAGYEQVTNEDLLTNCTRLLCRRLLAPMDLLSLQTASGQRLFSVLSLAWGFIADVDLESEKFRRLGEMRFTLGTFLRLVALRTYQGSLAYLPVETVVSKMPPCPARAQRAQQGPVDAHLVPLEEAVPSHWTVVPEQDFVLVLALLHSHLGSEMFAAPMGRCAAGAMHLFYVRAGVSRATLLRLFLAMEKGRHMECDCPYLVYVPVVAFRLEPKDRKGVFAVDGELMISEAVQGQVHPNYFWMVSGCRESPPSAEPQASPSRRPPPAEHL is encoded by the exons ATGTCCACTCACGTTCTGGAATTTTCACGCAACTGGACTCCCCTCCTCCTGGCAGCGCCCAGGGG CGGTGTCTCCTCTCCCCCAGATCCGGCAACCGCAGGGAATGACGCGGGTGCCCCTACAGCCCCGGCTCCGGGCGGGGAGGGCGAGCCCCACAGCCGGCACCGAGACGCCCGCCTGGGCAGCACCGATAAGGAGCTGAAGGCAGGAGCCGCCGCCGCGGACAGCGCCCCGACAGCGCCGGGGACCCCCTGGCAGCGGGGGCCACGGGTCGAGGTTATGGATGCAG CGGGCGGCTCCCGGAACCCGCTCCCAAGGCCCTGCCGAGTGCTGGTGCTGTTAAATCCGCGCGGGGGCAAGGGCAAAGCCCTGCAGCTCTTCCGGAGCCACGTGCAGCCCCTGCTGGCCCAGGCCGATGTCTCCTACACGCTGACGCTCACTG AGCGGCGGAACCACGCCCGGGAGCTGGTGCGGGCGGAGGACCTGAGACGTTGGGACGCGCTGGTGGTCATGTCTGGAGACGGGTTGATGCATGAG GTGGTGAACGGGCTCATGGAGCGGCCTGACTGGGAGACCGCCATCCAGAAGCCCCTGTGTAGCCTCCCAGCCGGCTCTGGCAATGCACTGGCCGCTTCTGTGAACCATTATGCCGG CTACGAGCAGGTGACTAATGAAGACCTCCTGACCAACTGCACCCGGCTGCTGTGCCGCCGACTGCTGGCGCCCATGGATCTGCTGTCCCTGCAGACAGCCTCCGGGCAGCGCCTCTTCTCCGTGCTCAGCCTGGCTTGGGGTTTCATCGCTGACGTGGATCTGGAGAGTGAGAAGTTTCGGCGCCTGGGTGAGATGCGCTTCACTCTGGGCACCTTTCTGCGCCTGGTGGCCCTGCGCACCTACCAGGGCTCCCTGGCCTACCTCCCTGTAGAAACGGTGGTCTCCAAGATGCCCCCCTGCCCCGCTCGGGCCCAGCGGGCCCAGCAGGGCCCTGTGGACGCCCACCTGGTGCCCCTGGAGGAGGCAGTGCCCTCTCACTGGACGGTGGTGCCGGAGCAGGACTTCGTGCTGGTGCTGGCACTGCTGCACTCACACCTGGGCAGTGAGATGTTTGCCGCACCCATGGGCCGCTGTGCAGCCGGCGCTATGCATTTGTTCTACGTGCGAGCAGGTGTGTCTCGGGCCACACTGCTGCGTCTCTTCCTGGCCATGGAGAAAGGCAGGCACATGGAGTGTGACTGTCCCTACTTGGTGTACGTGCCCGTGGTTGCTTTCCGCCTGGAACCCAAGGACAGGAAGGGTGTGTTTGCTGTGGACGGGGAACTGATGATCAGTGAGGCTGTGCAGGGCCAGGTACACCCAAACTACTTCTGGATGGTCAGTGGCTGCAGGGAGTCCCCACCCTCTGCGGAGCCACAGGCCTCACCCAGCCGGAGGCCACCTCCAGCGGAGCACTTATGA